In Oenanthe melanoleuca isolate GR-GAL-2019-014 chromosome 10, OMel1.0, whole genome shotgun sequence, a single window of DNA contains:
- the DNAAF4 gene encoding dynein axonemal assembly factor 4 isoform X1 has product MPLWLREHSWRQTLSAVYLSLPLRGARATPGSIFCSERYLKVSIPPFLFEAVLYAPIDDTNSTAKIGNGNIFFTLYKKEPAMWDSLTLANIDKEQLQYLRENAVLKAQEKAKEETKARKITKQEHKKYALEATMKLEEAERKRIEDLKEKERQKVAKELELWKNQQKDGDTYKSIQKKEESYQEIKPLKERKNEKMNKTQIPKEGTSKTRLKSTKGSCSIFSENLKEEQLPAPRAAATIKVNFTPRVFPTALRESRVAEEEEWLHKQAEARRIINSDLSELEDLKEEEKNPDWLKDKGNKMFAMGDYLGAVNAYNLAVRLNSSLPLLYLNRAACHLKLRNLHKAIEDSSKALELLTPPVPDNENARVKAHVRRGTAFCQLELYTEGLQDYEAALKIDPRNKNIEKDAEKIRHLIQGTMQSS; this is encoded by the exons ATGCCGCTGTGGCTGCGGGAGCACAGCTGGCGCCAGACCCTCAGCGCCGTGTACCTCTCGCTGCCCTTGCGCGGCGCCCGGGCCACCCCCGGCAGCATCTTCTGCAGCGAGCGGTACCTGAAG GTAAGCATCCCTCCCTTTTTGTTTGAAGCTGTTTTATACGCTCCTATCGATGACACCAATAGCACAGCAAAGATtggaaatggaaacattttcttcactttATATAAAAAAGAACCGGCCATGTGGGATTCCCTAACTCTAGCAAACA ttgACAAGGAGCAACTACAATATCTGAGAGAGAATGCTGTCCTAAAAGCCcaagaaaaggcaaaagaggagacaaaagcaaggaaaattaCAAAACAGGAGCACAAAAAATATGCTTTGGAGGCCACAATGAAG CTagaggaagcagaaagaaaaagaattgaagatctgaaagaaaaggagCGGCAGAAGGTTGCTAAAGAGTTGGAGTTATggaaaaaccaacaaaaagatGGTGATACATACAAGAGCatacaaaaaaaggaagaatcatatcaagaaataaaaccattaaaagagagaaaaaatgaaaaaatgaacaaaactcAGATTCCTAAagaaggaacttctaagacaAGACTCAAATCCACAAAAG GTTCCTGCAGTATATTTTCAGAGAATTTAAAGGAAGAACAGTTACCAGCTCCCCGAGCTGCTGCTACAATTAAAGTCAACTTCACTCCACGAGttttccccacagctctgcGAGAATCTCGTGTtgcagaagaggaggag TGGCTACATAAACAAGCAGAAGCTCGAAGGATAATAAATTCTGATTTATCTGAGCTGGAAGATttaaaagaagaggagaagaatcCAGATTGGTTAAAGGACAAAGGAAA TAAAATGTTTGCCATGGGAGACTACCTTGGGGCAGTAAATGCGTATAACCTTGCGGTGAGGCTGAACAGTTCACTTCCCCTGCTGTACCTGAACCGTGCTGCTTGCCACCTCAAACTGCGAAATTTACACAAAGCTATTGAGGATTCCTCCAAG GCACTGGAACTGTTGACACCACCTGTTCCTGATAATGAGAACGCTCGAGTGAAAGCCCATGTGAGACGTGGAACAGCATTTTGTCAGCTGGAATTATACACTGAAG GTCTTCAGGATTATGAAGCAGCTCTCAAGATCGAtcctagaaataaaaatatagaaaaagatGCTGAGAAGATTCGACATCTAATTCAAGGAACAATGCAAagttcttaa
- the DNAAF4 gene encoding dynein axonemal assembly factor 4 isoform X2, translating into MATLRVSIPPFLFEAVLYAPIDDTNSTAKIGNGNIFFTLYKKEPAMWDSLTLANIDKEQLQYLRENAVLKAQEKAKEETKARKITKQEHKKYALEATMKLEEAERKRIEDLKEKERQKVAKELELWKNQQKDGDTYKSIQKKEESYQEIKPLKERKNEKMNKTQIPKEGTSKTRLKSTKGSCSIFSENLKEEQLPAPRAAATIKVNFTPRVFPTALRESRVAEEEEWLHKQAEARRIINSDLSELEDLKEEEKNPDWLKDKGNKMFAMGDYLGAVNAYNLAVRLNSSLPLLYLNRAACHLKLRNLHKAIEDSSKALELLTPPVPDNENARVKAHVRRGTAFCQLELYTEGLQDYEAALKIDPRNKNIEKDAEKIRHLIQGTMQSS; encoded by the exons ATGGCAACCCTGCGG GTAAGCATCCCTCCCTTTTTGTTTGAAGCTGTTTTATACGCTCCTATCGATGACACCAATAGCACAGCAAAGATtggaaatggaaacattttcttcactttATATAAAAAAGAACCGGCCATGTGGGATTCCCTAACTCTAGCAAACA ttgACAAGGAGCAACTACAATATCTGAGAGAGAATGCTGTCCTAAAAGCCcaagaaaaggcaaaagaggagacaaaagcaaggaaaattaCAAAACAGGAGCACAAAAAATATGCTTTGGAGGCCACAATGAAG CTagaggaagcagaaagaaaaagaattgaagatctgaaagaaaaggagCGGCAGAAGGTTGCTAAAGAGTTGGAGTTATggaaaaaccaacaaaaagatGGTGATACATACAAGAGCatacaaaaaaaggaagaatcatatcaagaaataaaaccattaaaagagagaaaaaatgaaaaaatgaacaaaactcAGATTCCTAAagaaggaacttctaagacaAGACTCAAATCCACAAAAG GTTCCTGCAGTATATTTTCAGAGAATTTAAAGGAAGAACAGTTACCAGCTCCCCGAGCTGCTGCTACAATTAAAGTCAACTTCACTCCACGAGttttccccacagctctgcGAGAATCTCGTGTtgcagaagaggaggag TGGCTACATAAACAAGCAGAAGCTCGAAGGATAATAAATTCTGATTTATCTGAGCTGGAAGATttaaaagaagaggagaagaatcCAGATTGGTTAAAGGACAAAGGAAA TAAAATGTTTGCCATGGGAGACTACCTTGGGGCAGTAAATGCGTATAACCTTGCGGTGAGGCTGAACAGTTCACTTCCCCTGCTGTACCTGAACCGTGCTGCTTGCCACCTCAAACTGCGAAATTTACACAAAGCTATTGAGGATTCCTCCAAG GCACTGGAACTGTTGACACCACCTGTTCCTGATAATGAGAACGCTCGAGTGAAAGCCCATGTGAGACGTGGAACAGCATTTTGTCAGCTGGAATTATACACTGAAG GTCTTCAGGATTATGAAGCAGCTCTCAAGATCGAtcctagaaataaaaatatagaaaaagatGCTGAGAAGATTCGACATCTAATTCAAGGAACAATGCAAagttcttaa
- the DNAAF4 gene encoding dynein axonemal assembly factor 4 isoform X3: MWDSLTLANIDKEQLQYLRENAVLKAQEKAKEETKARKITKQEHKKYALEATMKLEEAERKRIEDLKEKERQKVAKELELWKNQQKDGDTYKSIQKKEESYQEIKPLKERKNEKMNKTQIPKEGTSKTRLKSTKGSCSIFSENLKEEQLPAPRAAATIKVNFTPRVFPTALRESRVAEEEEWLHKQAEARRIINSDLSELEDLKEEEKNPDWLKDKGNKMFAMGDYLGAVNAYNLAVRLNSSLPLLYLNRAACHLKLRNLHKAIEDSSKALELLTPPVPDNENARVKAHVRRGTAFCQLELYTEGLQDYEAALKIDPRNKNIEKDAEKIRHLIQGTMQSS; this comes from the exons ATGTGGGATTCCCTAACTCTAGCAAACA ttgACAAGGAGCAACTACAATATCTGAGAGAGAATGCTGTCCTAAAAGCCcaagaaaaggcaaaagaggagacaaaagcaaggaaaattaCAAAACAGGAGCACAAAAAATATGCTTTGGAGGCCACAATGAAG CTagaggaagcagaaagaaaaagaattgaagatctgaaagaaaaggagCGGCAGAAGGTTGCTAAAGAGTTGGAGTTATggaaaaaccaacaaaaagatGGTGATACATACAAGAGCatacaaaaaaaggaagaatcatatcaagaaataaaaccattaaaagagagaaaaaatgaaaaaatgaacaaaactcAGATTCCTAAagaaggaacttctaagacaAGACTCAAATCCACAAAAG GTTCCTGCAGTATATTTTCAGAGAATTTAAAGGAAGAACAGTTACCAGCTCCCCGAGCTGCTGCTACAATTAAAGTCAACTTCACTCCACGAGttttccccacagctctgcGAGAATCTCGTGTtgcagaagaggaggag TGGCTACATAAACAAGCAGAAGCTCGAAGGATAATAAATTCTGATTTATCTGAGCTGGAAGATttaaaagaagaggagaagaatcCAGATTGGTTAAAGGACAAAGGAAA TAAAATGTTTGCCATGGGAGACTACCTTGGGGCAGTAAATGCGTATAACCTTGCGGTGAGGCTGAACAGTTCACTTCCCCTGCTGTACCTGAACCGTGCTGCTTGCCACCTCAAACTGCGAAATTTACACAAAGCTATTGAGGATTCCTCCAAG GCACTGGAACTGTTGACACCACCTGTTCCTGATAATGAGAACGCTCGAGTGAAAGCCCATGTGAGACGTGGAACAGCATTTTGTCAGCTGGAATTATACACTGAAG GTCTTCAGGATTATGAAGCAGCTCTCAAGATCGAtcctagaaataaaaatatagaaaaagatGCTGAGAAGATTCGACATCTAATTCAAGGAACAATGCAAagttcttaa